A genomic stretch from Candidatus Poribacteria bacterium includes:
- a CDS encoding WD40 repeat domain-containing protein, whose amino-acid sequence MAFSPDGKCLAVGSRIGLWWYQLPDLSPTALWETGQGLVSAVTFSDDGQLLATGNWDGNITIWDVQQANILAQLKIPGLMDRKMPVKQITFSPDRQCLAASGSEDIVYVWDLETADMIAKFTGTKKKSSRWSTVIPLSFSRDSQLLASANLDYNISVWNVKKNKKIACLTGHTNSVYSVCFSPCAQFLASGDRDGTLQVWNLMRSIQDMTFTEYAEYRVTPCYLSSGALLAAGNYRNKTVIWDVLRREKFDTFKHHGLVHATRFSDCGTQLAVATQYGLKIWTANIPSTTSSISGHTSVPISTTFSPDGKTLMSLDGGAIPFWDIKCKGLKTIFAKNNAIRSFVCSPSGDTLAASIHETTAKVWNVGKSGQLIAKFRKHQKRLYAMAFSPTGKRLATADLEGNIYVWDVYSCKKLSKLTEHLDQIRSLVFSPNEKQLVIASENKTALLWDIERNALITSLSLNSRLDASKYKGNYNEVQRTLKSLSKRTNNSDSTLAIETVAFSPCGNIIAGGLYSELRLWSTVNYKTLYSIQLPRGCQWPFTLAFSPCGRYLASGAWHISNMSQKKLSIRLWEVTTGKNIATFWGHPTDIQSLAFSPDSTLLASGSFDGTILLWDMTPYL is encoded by the coding sequence ATGGCATTCTCTCCTGATGGAAAGTGTCTCGCTGTCGGAAGTCGAATAGGTCTGTGGTGGTACCAGCTGCCAGATTTATCTCCTACTGCCTTGTGGGAAACTGGGCAAGGATTAGTTTCTGCTGTTACCTTTTCTGATGATGGACAGTTGCTTGCAACAGGCAATTGGGATGGCAACATTACAATATGGGATGTTCAGCAGGCAAACATTTTGGCTCAACTAAAAATTCCGGGCCTTATGGACAGAAAGATGCCTGTGAAGCAAATTACTTTCTCTCCCGATAGGCAATGCCTTGCCGCATCTGGAAGTGAGGATATTGTTTACGTATGGGATTTGGAAACTGCAGATATGATTGCAAAATTCACCGGAACAAAAAAAAAATCCAGTCGATGGTCAACTGTTATACCATTATCTTTTTCGCGAGATAGTCAATTGCTCGCGTCAGCGAATCTCGACTACAACATTTCAGTGTGGAACGTGAAAAAAAATAAAAAAATTGCTTGTCTCACCGGCCATACAAATTCGGTATATTCTGTGTGTTTTTCGCCGTGTGCACAATTTCTAGCATCAGGAGACCGAGATGGGACATTGCAAGTGTGGAATCTCATGAGAAGCATACAAGATATGACGTTTACTGAATATGCAGAGTATCGTGTAACACCTTGTTACTTATCTTCCGGTGCCCTACTAGCAGCGGGGAATTATCGAAACAAGACAGTAATTTGGGATGTGCTTCGGCGCGAAAAATTTGACACTTTCAAACACCATGGACTTGTTCATGCCACACGTTTCTCGGACTGCGGGACACAATTGGCTGTTGCAACCCAATATGGGTTAAAAATCTGGACAGCTAATATCCCTTCCACAACATCATCTATCTCTGGACATACTAGTGTCCCTATTTCAACAACATTCTCACCAGATGGGAAGACTTTAATGAGTTTGGATGGTGGTGCCATTCCATTTTGGGATATTAAGTGTAAAGGTTTGAAGACAATATTCGCGAAAAATAATGCTATTCGTTCGTTTGTGTGCTCACCTTCTGGAGATACCCTCGCTGCCAGTATTCACGAGACAACCGCCAAAGTGTGGAATGTTGGAAAATCAGGTCAACTAATTGCCAAGTTCAGAAAACACCAAAAACGGTTGTACGCTATGGCGTTCTCGCCCACAGGCAAACGGTTAGCAACAGCAGATTTAGAAGGAAATATATATGTGTGGGATGTCTATAGTTGTAAAAAGTTGAGTAAACTTACAGAACACTTAGATCAGATCCGATCTCTGGTATTTAGTCCTAATGAAAAACAACTTGTGATTGCATCTGAGAACAAAACTGCCCTACTATGGGACATTGAACGTAACGCACTTATTACTTCTTTATCCCTAAATTCACGCTTAGATGCAAGTAAGTATAAAGGGAATTATAATGAAGTTCAACGAACACTGAAATCGCTATCAAAGAGAACAAACAACAGCGACTCTACCCTCGCTATAGAGACAGTCGCATTTTCCCCCTGTGGCAATATAATTGCCGGGGGGTTGTATAGTGAACTTCGATTATGGTCGACAGTAAATTATAAAACGCTTTACTCAATACAACTTCCCCGCGGGTGTCAGTGGCCATTTACATTGGCGTTTTCCCCCTGTGGTCGCTATTTGGCTTCCGGGGCGTGGCATATATCAAATATGAGCCAAAAAAAACTTTCCATTCGTTTATGGGAAGTTACTACTGGGAAAAACATAGCAACCTTCTGGGGACATCCCACTGACATTCAGTCCCTTGCATTTTCACCTGATAGCACCCTCTTGGCAAGTGGAAGCTTTGATGGTACCATACTATTGTGGGATATGACTCCTTATCTATAG
- a CDS encoding glycosyltransferase family 39 protein, whose amino-acid sequence MPTFAFDWGANHVWLHKPILGLWQIACSYWLFGVKTWALRLPSVILSTLAVWLTYLIGKELLSRQAGFIAATIQAFSPFLMRLIHGYQFSDAIDISLLFWTEFAIYFFVRALRTRKWAELALAGFGQGCAFLSKSYLALIVTGLVVTAWIAPALGMAKQTEIHIRGRHVLGLTGVFLLTALPWTLWTAIQFPVEFRHEHLYTWLHLTTDIENWAGPWHKVILVYGPRLYGIFYIPVCLATLVLFWKLFSEENIGLTLTYAWGFGVLIPHLLAATKTPSATLIGMPAFLLLFGEAVNRCLLWMQGRKALIFRVSTIITITSLFILGVHTIIGAWQITSRNRRTKTLAEIATYAETKLPQNAVLLVELDADELRNTDEHLRLMFLMSKTAHPLSNPDEWQEKAGQVRITGGIPYLVSFREWSLPLVFTSLTDKRSIYSHEVP is encoded by the coding sequence TTGCCAACCTTTGCCTTTGATTGGGGTGCCAACCACGTGTGGTTGCATAAACCGATTCTCGGGTTATGGCAGATCGCATGCTCTTATTGGTTGTTCGGGGTTAAGACTTGGGCACTACGATTGCCATCTGTGATTTTAAGCACGCTCGCGGTGTGGTTGACATATCTCATCGGTAAGGAACTCTTGAGTCGGCAGGCAGGTTTTATCGCCGCTACAATTCAAGCGTTCTCTCCGTTTTTGATGCGGCTAATACACGGCTATCAATTCAGTGATGCTATTGACATCTCTCTTTTATTTTGGACAGAATTTGCGATCTATTTTTTCGTGCGAGCATTACGCACAAGAAAATGGGCGGAACTCGCTTTGGCGGGATTTGGACAGGGATGTGCTTTTCTCAGCAAATCGTATCTCGCTTTGATTGTAACAGGCTTAGTCGTGACAGCGTGGATTGCTCCCGCGCTTGGAATGGCGAAGCAAACGGAGATCCATATTCGAGGGAGACACGTACTTGGATTAACAGGTGTATTTCTGCTAACAGCACTACCGTGGACGCTTTGGACAGCAATTCAGTTCCCTGTTGAATTTCGACACGAACATTTATACACATGGCTTCATCTAACAACAGACATTGAGAATTGGGCTGGGCCCTGGCACAAGGTCATCTTGGTTTACGGTCCTAGGCTTTACGGCATCTTTTATATTCCAGTATGTTTAGCAACACTGGTCTTATTTTGGAAATTGTTTTCCGAAGAGAACATCGGATTGACACTCACCTATGCCTGGGGTTTTGGCGTGCTCATTCCGCATCTCTTGGCGGCAACAAAAACGCCCTCAGCAACGCTCATCGGCATGCCAGCCTTCCTCCTACTCTTTGGTGAGGCGGTAAATAGATGCTTGTTATGGATGCAAGGACGCAAAGCGTTAATTTTTCGAGTTAGTACAATTATTACAATCACAAGTCTATTTATCCTCGGTGTTCACACTATAATCGGCGCATGGCAAATTACATCCCGCAACAGAAGGACAAAAACATTGGCAGAGATTGCGACTTATGCTGAAACGAAGCTCCCTCAAAATGCAGTTCTCCTTGTAGAACTTGATGCCGACGAGCTCCGAAATACAGATGAGCATTTACGCCTTATGTTCCTTATGTCGAAAACAGCACATCCACTCAGCAATCCAGACGAATGGCAAGAAAAAGCAGGGCAGGTACGAATAACTGGAGGGATTCCATATCTTGTGTCATTCCGCGAGTGGTCCCTTCCGCTCGTATTCACTAGCCTAACCGATAAACGGAGTATTTATTCTCATGAAGTTCCATGA
- a CDS encoding ABC transporter permease translates to MKFHDAIAAGIIHILQNRLRAVLSILGILIGTASVLCMIAIGDGAKQIIAEDIDKFGGVNQIQFWTRFAIWRRSRILRYTTERYKFEDVHAIEAECPDVTFVLPKNDRYYGTLTNRQGSKVHLPVEGVTADYDRGLRWQVQQGRFFSQNDIDTAAQVCVLGAEAAIDLFGQGSALGHEVKIKLRRQPPVRCRVVGIMAPKGRSLHRYGSLDDIVCVPLTTHQQRLSGRRYIERIVVFFEEEAEIDNVIESVREVLRKRHRGTDDFVGYWIPRRSLHRLNHIESVIKIALGGIASFSLFVSGISIMNICLVSVGEKTREIGLRKSVGARRRDIFWQFLTESISLCVCGGILGIGLGHLSAHGMAALAVKLVPIVPKWPVVLSLPWILISVCLSTVIGVGFGLYPAMRASRLSPIDALRSDI, encoded by the coding sequence ATGAAGTTCCATGATGCAATTGCTGCAGGTATCATCCATATTCTACAAAATAGACTCCGCGCGGTGTTGTCTATACTCGGTATCCTCATCGGAACTGCCAGTGTGTTATGCATGATAGCGATCGGGGACGGTGCGAAACAAATTATCGCGGAAGATATTGATAAATTCGGTGGAGTTAACCAAATACAATTCTGGACTCGCTTCGCTATTTGGAGACGCAGTCGTATTTTACGGTATACAACCGAGCGTTATAAATTTGAAGATGTACACGCTATTGAAGCAGAATGCCCAGATGTCACCTTCGTTTTGCCAAAAAACGATAGATATTATGGAACGCTTACCAATAGACAGGGAAGTAAAGTCCACCTGCCTGTGGAGGGTGTAACAGCAGATTATGATCGTGGACTGCGATGGCAAGTCCAGCAAGGGCGTTTTTTCTCTCAAAACGATATCGATACTGCAGCACAAGTGTGTGTCCTCGGTGCCGAAGCTGCTATAGACCTCTTTGGACAGGGATCCGCTTTAGGACATGAAGTGAAAATTAAGTTACGGCGGCAGCCACCTGTTCGGTGTCGTGTTGTCGGTATCATGGCACCTAAGGGTAGAAGTCTCCACAGATACGGGTCCCTGGATGACATCGTCTGTGTCCCGCTGACAACCCACCAGCAAAGGCTCTCTGGAAGACGTTATATTGAAAGAATCGTTGTCTTTTTTGAAGAAGAAGCAGAGATTGATAATGTTATCGAATCTGTTCGGGAAGTGCTGCGTAAAAGACACAGAGGCACTGATGATTTTGTCGGTTATTGGATACCCCGACGCAGCTTGCATCGACTCAACCACATTGAAAGCGTGATAAAAATCGCCTTGGGCGGCATCGCAAGTTTTTCGTTATTTGTCAGCGGCATTAGCATCATGAACATCTGTCTCGTCTCGGTCGGTGAAAAAACACGTGAGATCGGTCTACGAAAATCAGTCGGTGCCAGACGACGAGACATTTTCTGGCAGTTTCTCACTGAATCGATTAGTTTATGTGTTTGCGGTGGGATTCTCGGCATCGGTTTAGGTCATCTCTCAGCACACGGAATGGCAGCGTTGGCAGTGAAACTTGTCCCTATTGTACCGAAGTGGCCAGTAGTGCTATCTCTGCCGTGGATACTGATTTCGGTATGCCTTTCCACGGTGATAGGTGTTGGCTTTGGACTTTATCCTGCGATGCGTGCCTCTCGACTCTCACCAATTGATGCACTTCGATCTGATATCTGA
- a CDS encoding DUF1080 domain-containing protein, which translates to MRYSNVVSIMFMIAILTSTATGGVWQENFDKGLPDGWNEVKGEWKIEKDAYAETSGAEYAKTMFGDEDWTDYTVEVDVTLVKNVGINAAGLLIRADTNGDNAMRYWIRTDQHKCQFSRWKENQWDHLATPLPVEPEVGETYRLKVVAEGQNYQCFIDDELLFDDADDAKFRDSGRIGFITHSANVHYDNLTINGEEIPAFAVEANGKLATYWGRLKSDARMR; encoded by the coding sequence ATGCGTTATTCAAATGTAGTCTCCATTATGTTCATGATCGCCATATTAACCTCAACTGCCACCGGAGGCGTATGGCAGGAAAATTTCGACAAAGGGCTTCCAGACGGCTGGAATGAAGTCAAAGGCGAGTGGAAAATAGAGAAAGATGCTTATGCCGAAACCTCTGGCGCAGAGTACGCCAAAACGATGTTCGGTGACGAAGATTGGACAGATTATACCGTTGAAGTGGATGTAACCTTGGTGAAAAATGTGGGTATAAATGCGGCAGGTTTGCTCATTCGCGCCGATACGAACGGAGACAACGCCATGCGATACTGGATCCGCACCGACCAGCATAAATGCCAATTCTCACGCTGGAAAGAGAATCAATGGGACCACCTCGCAACCCCTCTACCGGTTGAACCGGAAGTTGGCGAGACCTATCGCCTCAAGGTCGTCGCAGAGGGGCAGAACTACCAATGTTTCATTGATGATGAACTCCTATTTGACGATGCAGACGATGCAAAATTCCGAGACAGTGGACGCATCGGCTTTATTACCCATTCGGCAAATGTTCATTACGACAATCTCACCATCAACGGCGAAGAAATTCCAGCCTTTGCAGTTGAGGCGAATGGTAAACTTGCAACCTACTGGGGACGACTGAAATCGGATGCGCGGATGCGGTAG
- the tilS gene encoding tRNA lysidine(34) synthetase TilS produces the protein MTTNFVQQMHRLISQHNMIEPDETVLVAVSGGADSLALLYGLHALHTQLNCWFHVVHLNHCLRPDADADADFVQQHASLLDLPFTVRRAKVPRLVKKWKLSVEAAGRKARNQFYDTVCTEVGATKVALGHHQDDTAETVLMNLIRGSGATGLTGIAPVRDLKIIRPLVGSTRQQIEAFLASIGVTPRHDATNTDKRYLRNRIRHELIPLLENNYNPNIRTGLTRTADVLGAESEYLNTIALAAFEACRISDTDKAAVPNSIVLNRTKFREYHIALQRRVLRQSVAEMLGDMNDLYFVHYEAMLNLIEGNVPNTAVALPNSLRFRRVYQHLVFERGTSAELSLIGESNSFTHSLVVPGKTLIMALKAEITAEVGEVSSHETLTPSDGKFEAIFDYEKLKETFAEVSPFIVRNRQRGDRFQPYGMQGTKKVKDFFIDAKVPRYKRDSIPLLVCGDQVLWLIGYTTCEPFKIKPSTQQYLYLRYVSNESSS, from the coding sequence ATGACAACCAACTTTGTCCAACAGATGCATCGCCTCATTTCACAACACAATATGATCGAACCCGATGAAACAGTGCTTGTTGCTGTCTCAGGCGGTGCGGACTCGCTCGCACTCTTATATGGATTGCACGCTTTACACACACAACTCAACTGTTGGTTTCATGTTGTGCACCTAAATCACTGTCTCCGTCCTGACGCTGACGCTGATGCCGATTTTGTCCAACAACACGCATCACTATTAGACTTGCCGTTTACCGTCCGACGTGCCAAAGTCCCTCGTTTGGTGAAAAAGTGGAAACTCTCAGTAGAAGCCGCCGGTCGCAAGGCGCGAAACCAATTTTACGACACTGTTTGTACAGAAGTCGGAGCCACTAAGGTAGCTTTAGGGCACCATCAGGATGATACCGCCGAAACGGTCTTGATGAACCTCATTCGGGGCAGCGGTGCCACTGGACTGACAGGCATTGCCCCCGTGAGAGACCTTAAGATTATCCGTCCGCTTGTAGGGTCTACACGCCAGCAAATTGAGGCATTTCTCGCTTCCATAGGTGTAACACCACGGCACGACGCAACCAACACGGATAAACGTTATCTTCGCAACCGTATCCGTCATGAACTGATACCGCTGCTTGAAAACAACTATAATCCGAACATCAGAACAGGATTAACCCGTACTGCCGATGTGTTAGGTGCTGAGTCGGAATATCTCAATACAATTGCACTCGCAGCGTTCGAGGCGTGTCGGATATCGGACACGGATAAGGCTGCAGTACCAAACAGTATCGTCCTCAACAGAACGAAATTCCGAGAGTATCACATCGCGTTACAGAGACGTGTGTTGCGACAGAGCGTCGCTGAAATGTTAGGCGACATGAACGATCTCTACTTCGTGCATTATGAAGCAATGCTAAATCTTATCGAAGGGAACGTACCTAACACCGCAGTGGCACTCCCGAACAGTTTACGGTTCAGACGCGTATATCAACATCTCGTTTTCGAGAGAGGCACGAGTGCTGAACTTTCTCTCATCGGCGAGTCGAACAGTTTCACCCATTCGCTTGTTGTCCCCGGCAAAACACTTATTATGGCTTTAAAAGCCGAGATAACTGCAGAAGTCGGCGAGGTCTCGTCTCATGAGACACTTACACCATCAGACGGCAAGTTTGAAGCGATATTTGATTATGAAAAACTAAAGGAAACATTTGCAGAGGTATCTCCGTTCATAGTACGTAATCGGCAGCGAGGGGACCGATTTCAGCCTTATGGTATGCAAGGAACCAAGAAGGTTAAGGACTTTTTCATAGATGCCAAGGTCCCTCGCTACAAACGCGATAGCATTCCACTGCTCGTCTGCGGGGATCAGGTTTTGTGGCTCATCGGTTACACTACCTGTGAACCATTCAAGATTAAACCGAGTACGCAGCAATATCTTTACCTACGTTATGTCAGCAACGAATCCTCTTCCTGA
- the hpt gene encoding hypoxanthine phosphoribosyltransferase codes for MISESHLQNRIHELGTQIVTDYKNQELVLLGVLRGSVLFFADLARAIFRAQLENPAREVQLRFEFVQLMSYHNNTKPSVMELIQGGSDYLKQRHVLIVEDIVDTGHTLKFLREHLQTLKPKTVKVCTLLNKPSQRQVPVAIDYIGFEIPDAFVVGYGLDYAQQYRNLPYIAVLESL; via the coding sequence TTGATCTCCGAATCACATCTTCAGAATCGTATTCATGAACTTGGCACCCAGATCGTCACCGATTACAAAAACCAAGAACTCGTTCTGCTGGGTGTGCTTCGGGGCAGTGTCCTATTCTTCGCGGATCTCGCACGTGCTATCTTTAGAGCACAACTTGAAAATCCAGCCAGAGAAGTTCAACTCCGATTTGAATTCGTGCAACTTATGAGCTACCACAATAATACGAAACCCTCAGTAATGGAACTTATTCAAGGCGGCAGCGACTACCTCAAACAACGGCATGTGCTTATTGTAGAAGACATTGTCGACACTGGACACACCTTGAAATTTCTCCGTGAACATCTACAGACCCTAAAACCGAAAACTGTTAAAGTCTGCACACTGCTCAACAAGCCTTCCCAACGTCAAGTCCCTGTCGCTATTGACTATATAGGTTTCGAGATTCCAGATGCCTTTGTGGTTGGGTATGGTCTTGATTATGCACAGCAGTATAGAAATTTGCCTTATATCGCCGTGTTAGAATCACTTTAA
- a CDS encoding c-type cytochrome — MRKFISLSLCGVLIMVLVLLTQAQMSDKAQLGRELFHDPTFKGTIDPSKATGLACANCHADFDDTANPDGLIRAGHSVVGVPHRGAAKGGMITGADFARAAGGGGFCYEHFLQRVPHDKVNPTAIPAEHAEALMAYFEVISGDNKGPEFEIAMLDDDAKKAAGETIAAMSGDAGNGWQLFGRACITCHPTVKKAGIGTQLVRSRAPRNVDATMARWATKIRGGGSLMPFYAPDILSDQDIADIIAFLREQIENTAR; from the coding sequence ATGCGTAAATTCATTTCCTTGAGCCTCTGTGGCGTTTTAATCATGGTGCTTGTCCTTCTTACACAAGCCCAAATGTCAGATAAAGCGCAGCTGGGGCGAGAACTTTTTCACGATCCAACCTTTAAAGGCACAATCGATCCGTCAAAAGCGACTGGACTTGCTTGTGCAAACTGCCACGCTGATTTCGATGACACAGCAAACCCAGATGGTTTAATCCGCGCGGGACATAGTGTGGTGGGTGTTCCTCACCGTGGAGCGGCAAAAGGCGGGATGATCACAGGTGCAGATTTTGCACGTGCAGCCGGTGGTGGCGGTTTTTGTTATGAACACTTCTTGCAGAGAGTGCCACACGATAAAGTCAATCCTACCGCAATTCCAGCAGAACATGCCGAAGCACTTATGGCTTATTTTGAAGTTATTTCCGGGGACAACAAGGGACCTGAGTTTGAAATTGCCATGCTTGACGATGACGCTAAAAAAGCAGCTGGTGAGACAATCGCTGCCATGAGTGGCGACGCAGGCAACGGTTGGCAACTTTTCGGACGCGCCTGTATTACTTGTCACCCAACGGTTAAGAAAGCTGGAATCGGTACGCAACTCGTCCGATCCAGAGCACCGCGTAATGTTGATGCAACGATGGCGCGTTGGGCCACTAAAATCCGAGGCGGCGGTTCTCTTATGCCGTTCTATGCCCCAGACATTCTTAGCGACCAAGACATTGCTGATATTATCGCATTCTTACGTGAACAAATAGAAAATACGGCAAGATAA
- a CDS encoding M23 family metallopeptidase, with translation MKRNLIHVFTTVLFIVALAGTKSNAGGQQHLVQKGDTLWGLSRKYKVPLKSIAQANRIKLTKRLQIGEKLLIPGTSTQDTWYFVKAGDTLWNISRRYNVELKDLQRVNGISSARSQYLQIGTRIRIPNGEDSFTFANPLRVPLVVTSKYGYRPHPVTGRYQMHNGIDFRAATGTRVYASRDGKVIFAGRKGGYGKVVGIEHEDDFTTWYGHLSRIKVKSGQWVSQGKVIGLSGNTGISTGPHLHFEIRYKGRSEKPTQYLSIQ, from the coding sequence ATGAAGAGAAATTTAATTCACGTTTTTACAACTGTTTTGTTTATCGTCGCACTCGCTGGGACAAAATCAAATGCAGGTGGGCAGCAACATTTGGTTCAAAAAGGAGATACGTTGTGGGGACTTTCCCGGAAATACAAAGTACCTCTTAAGTCAATTGCCCAAGCCAACCGGATTAAGTTAACCAAGCGGTTGCAAATCGGGGAAAAATTGCTGATTCCTGGAACATCCACTCAGGACACTTGGTATTTTGTTAAAGCAGGTGATACTTTATGGAATATCTCGCGCCGCTATAACGTCGAATTAAAGGATCTGCAAAGGGTCAATGGAATTTCTTCTGCGCGTTCCCAGTACTTGCAGATTGGCACAAGAATTCGGATTCCAAACGGTGAGGATTCTTTTACTTTCGCGAATCCACTCCGAGTTCCATTAGTCGTGACCTCAAAATACGGCTATCGACCTCATCCTGTGACGGGTCGCTACCAGATGCATAATGGGATAGATTTCCGCGCGGCTACGGGGACACGCGTCTATGCATCCAGAGATGGTAAAGTGATTTTTGCCGGACGGAAAGGCGGCTATGGGAAGGTCGTCGGCATAGAGCATGAAGATGATTTTACAACGTGGTACGGACATCTATCGCGTATTAAAGTAAAAAGTGGACAGTGGGTATCTCAAGGAAAGGTAATCGGTCTTTCAGGCAATACAGGGATTTCGACAGGACCTCACTTACATTTTGAAATTAGGTACAAAGGCAGAAGTGAAAAACCAACGCAGTATCTTAGCATACAGTAA
- a CDS encoding transglycosylase SLT domain-containing protein: MKLGTKAEVKNQRSILAYSKRGWLFIVPIFLLLLYFSNEKDTLSDPLNLRPEVGTRGLGLSGAFISTVDDATSPLWNPAGLATLQRGNLIYDLSQGALSLAYPINPIGTFGINFLDLNGGDRFLLEHASNPIGSFELGSNQALFSYARKLGPFQLGASTGYSRAPYYGSRWAQNYDIGMMTELNPYLTVGMRFRDISGVTIRHESGQILQTFDQQLALGAALTPHPIIRWHNRLNITDPGFGTSLEIGNGTIAARVGSAFSFNTNALAQSWSAGFSLNQLGKQLHYTYLNHGALEYKHLVSFGMSFGEQQPISQKPEIQTEKQQPHLEETTPIHPKTANEIIQTQQSVQTPSKYKAVQIAEAYNVDVELLLAIVYAESNFNPLAVSKSGAVGLMQMMPHTAQELGLKVPKYSNKRKPTQNANIDERFNPTKNLHAGLTYYKRLLEKYSGDLTLTLGAYNVGPGRVRVRGTLISRGKRYAKKVITRSQLYRDNPEQLEVDLKRLEAVLNN, translated from the coding sequence TTGAAATTAGGTACAAAGGCAGAAGTGAAAAACCAACGCAGTATCTTAGCATACAGTAAACGAGGCTGGCTGTTCATAGTCCCTATTTTTCTCTTACTCTTGTATTTCTCCAATGAAAAAGATACACTCTCAGATCCGCTCAATTTGAGACCTGAGGTTGGCACACGGGGACTTGGGTTGAGTGGAGCTTTTATTAGCACCGTAGATGACGCGACAAGCCCCCTTTGGAACCCCGCAGGACTCGCCACACTTCAACGGGGCAATCTGATTTACGATCTCTCACAAGGCGCACTCTCCCTCGCATATCCGATCAACCCAATCGGGACGTTTGGCATAAATTTCCTTGATTTAAATGGCGGCGACCGCTTTCTGTTAGAACATGCTTCCAACCCAATCGGCAGTTTTGAACTCGGCAGTAACCAAGCCCTCTTTTCTTATGCAAGAAAACTGGGACCCTTCCAACTCGGTGCCAGTACCGGATACAGTCGGGCCCCTTATTACGGCAGCCGCTGGGCACAAAATTATGACATCGGTATGATGACAGAACTCAATCCTTATCTGACAGTCGGAATGCGATTCCGTGACATTTCCGGTGTAACCATCCGACATGAAAGCGGACAGATTCTGCAAACTTTTGACCAGCAGCTTGCTCTCGGAGCAGCCCTAACACCCCACCCCATCATTCGATGGCACAACCGATTAAACATCACCGACCCTGGCTTCGGCACGAGCCTAGAAATCGGAAACGGAACGATCGCCGCTCGAGTCGGTTCAGCATTCTCCTTTAACACTAATGCCCTGGCGCAATCATGGAGTGCTGGATTTTCACTCAACCAACTCGGAAAGCAGCTTCATTACACCTATCTCAACCACGGAGCTCTCGAATATAAACACCTCGTTTCGTTCGGCATGTCTTTTGGCGAACAGCAACCTATTTCACAAAAACCAGAAATTCAGACAGAAAAACAGCAGCCTCATCTCGAAGAAACGACCCCAATACACCCAAAAACAGCGAACGAGATAATTCAAACGCAACAATCAGTACAAACCCCCTCAAAATACAAAGCAGTTCAGATTGCAGAAGCATATAACGTTGATGTAGAACTCCTCCTTGCTATCGTTTACGCTGAATCCAACTTTAACCCACTCGCTGTGTCTAAAAGTGGAGCAGTCGGTTTAATGCAGATGATGCCTCACACGGCGCAGGAACTTGGACTCAAGGTACCAAAGTACTCCAATAAACGCAAACCAACCCAGAACGCGAACATAGATGAACGTTTTAACCCAACCAAAAACCTGCACGCCGGTTTAACCTATTACAAGAGACTTTTAGAGAAATACAGCGGTGATTTAACGCTGACACTTGGTGCTTACAATGTTGGACCTGGTAGGGTCCGGGTGCGCGGTACTCTTATTAGCAGAGGCAAAAGATACGCAAAAAAAGTGATAACCCGTTCCCAACTTTACCGTGATAATCCTGAACAATTGGAAGTTGATCTCAAACGGTTAGAAGCAGTACTTAATAATTAG